The genomic segment GCCGTGCCGGAGAATGGTGTGCAGGCAAAGTCCGCCGTTGCCGGGCTGCCACTGGCGGGCGTGGGGGTGGTCGGTGATACCCGGCACCTTCTCCCAAGTGTCGCCGCCGTCGCCGCTGCGAAACAGGGCCGCCGGTTCGACCCCGCAGAGATAGTCTTTCGAATCGCCGCCCGCCGCCAGCGACCAAACGTTCTTCAGTGTGCGTCCGTCGTCGGCGGCGAACGCGGGGGCCGACTTCGTGGGCTTGAACTTCTTGCCCAGGTCTTTGCTCACTTGCAGGGTGGTGCCGAACCACGGCGAGCTGGGCACGGCCAGCAGCTTGGGCGTCTTGCCGCGGCGGTCGATCAGGGCCGTGTTCAGCGGCATGCCGGGAAAAAACGGTCCCCGCAGCTCCAGCCGGCGCGCCGTGCTGCTTCCCTCGAGCACGAACAACCCTTTTTTGGTGCCGACGGCGACCACCACCCGACTGACCGTGCGCTGAGCCATGCCTTTAACCTCCAGAAACAGCGGGCAGGATGCTGACCAGATCGCCCGTTGCCAACGGCGTATCCAGTCCGGCCCGCGCGCGGACATGGTCGTCGTTGACGAAGACATTGACGTGCGGCCGCGGCTCGCCGCGCTCGTCGCACAGGCGGACGTAGACTTGCGGCTCGGCCCGCTCGAGTTCGGCCAGCAGCCCGCGAACGTTGGCCGCCGTCAGGCAAAGCTCGGAGCGTTGCCGCCCGCCGCGACCGCTCAGCAGCGTTTCGAGCGCCGCCGGAATCAGAACTCGGACTGATCGAACCGTGTCGTCCATCGCCTTAGTGTGTTGAGGCGCCGCCGCGAAGGCTGAAGGCACTGCTGTGCCGTGCCTTCGTCTCGCGGGCCGGACTGCCGTGGAAAAACATATCGCAGATTTACGGGAAAAGCAACGTGTGACGGCGGCGGCCGTCATTCACTCGATGAGCCCGCATTCAGGTTTCAGGGTTCAGGGTTCAGATTTGCTTGTGAAAAACAAAAAACTCGCGTGTCGTCCGGGCCGTCTAAAACTAGCCTGGATTCCCATAGTGCCGTATTCACCTAAGAGTCGGCCCCCCCGATCCAACGGGGCCGGGGGGACCTTAGTCGATCGCTTTACACCATAGCGGCGCTTCAACCGAATTGAAATCGCAGGCGCTTGTTGCCTAGCCACGGAATGCGAGTGTCGGTCTTGTCAAAGCCAGCCGCGATCAAGAGCGGATGGTGCGCGCGTTTCTGAAACTGCACCACGATCGACCGCTCGTCGATGTGCAACGTCGCAGTCGCATCGATGAAGTCTCGAAACAAG from the Pirellulales bacterium genome contains:
- a CDS encoding MoaD/ThiS family protein, with the translated sequence MDDTVRSVRVLIPAALETLLSGRGGRQRSELCLTAANVRGLLAELERAEPQVYVRLCDERGEPRPHVNVFVNDDHVRARAGLDTPLATGDLVSILPAVSGG